A genomic region of Peptoniphilus sp. ING2-D1G contains the following coding sequences:
- a CDS encoding ribosomal RNA small subunit methyltransferase B (In the archaea and bacteria, they are annotated as putative nucleolar protein, Sun (Fmu) family protein or tRNA/rRNA cytosine-C5-methylase. The majority have the S-adenosyl methionine (SAM) binding domain and are related to Escherichia coli Fmu (Sun) protein (16S rRNA m5C 967 methyltransferase) whose structure has been determined; High confidence in function and specificity), protein MKNSRKLALLILNRVLNEGAFLNEELNILKNEDISIKDKNLISNLTKGTLKNKLLIDHIIKKYSKIRIKKIHTVILMILEMGAYQILFTDRVPDYSSINESVNLAKEFGNRGSAGFVNALLRNLSANKEDILKFDFYLNELKTKNIAEYLSVKYSHPLFFVESLLKKYDVKFVEELLISNNEEAPFEIRVNTDKISVDNFAEKLGKLNYKCEKTKISKNALKIKNPDGIFDTKFYRDGYFYVQDEGSILVSENSNIRECKTLLDLCAAPGGKSINLSLLSKSSDIISCDISNYKVNLIRENIQRLGLKNIFPRKNDATKLNDKFVNKFDFVLVDAPCSGFGLYRRKPEIRYNREYNDIKSLQEIQIKILVNALNYLNEKGNLTYSTCTWSEEENEHVVNSVIDYDKFEIIKTDGENFKRYYPSKDGTDGFTICRIKRK, encoded by the coding sequence ATGAAAAATTCCAGAAAATTGGCGCTCTTGATTTTAAATAGAGTTTTAAATGAGGGCGCTTTTTTAAATGAAGAGTTGAATATCTTGAAAAATGAAGATATTTCAATAAAAGATAAAAATTTAATATCCAACCTGACCAAAGGAACCCTTAAAAACAAGTTACTTATAGACCACATAATCAAAAAATATTCAAAGATAAGAATTAAAAAAATTCACACCGTAATATTGATGATTTTAGAAATGGGTGCATACCAAATACTTTTTACTGACAGAGTACCGGATTACTCATCTATAAATGAGTCGGTTAATTTAGCTAAAGAATTTGGAAACAGGGGTTCAGCGGGATTTGTAAATGCGCTTTTAAGAAACTTGTCTGCAAATAAAGAGGATATTTTGAAATTCGATTTTTATTTAAATGAGCTTAAAACAAAAAATATTGCAGAATATCTATCGGTAAAATATTCTCATCCATTATTTTTTGTAGAATCTCTTTTAAAAAAATACGATGTAAAGTTTGTAGAAGAGCTGCTAATATCAAACAACGAAGAAGCTCCCTTTGAGATAAGAGTCAATACTGATAAAATAAGTGTAGATAATTTTGCAGAAAAACTTGGTAAATTAAATTATAAATGCGAAAAAACAAAAATATCAAAAAATGCTTTAAAAATAAAGAATCCCGATGGAATATTTGACACAAAATTTTATAGAGATGGGTATTTTTATGTTCAAGACGAAGGTTCTATTTTAGTTTCTGAAAATTCAAATATAAGAGAATGTAAAACTTTACTTGATCTATGTGCAGCTCCGGGGGGAAAGAGCATAAATTTATCCTTGTTGAGTAAATCTTCTGATATAATATCTTGTGATATTTCCAATTATAAAGTAAATTTAATAAGAGAAAACATACAGAGATTAGGATTGAAAAATATATTTCCTCGCAAAAACGATGCTACAAAACTCAATGATAAATTTGTAAATAAATTTGATTTTGTCTTGGTGGATGCTCCCTGTTCGGGGTTTGGACTCTATAGAAGAAAGCCTGAAATAAGGTATAATAGAGAATATAATGATATTAAATCCTTACAAGAAATTCAAATTAAAATATTGGTAAATGCCTTGAATTATTTAAATGAAAAAGGAAATTTGACTTACTCGACATGCACATGGAGCGAAGAAGAAAACGAGCATGTAGTAAATAGCGTGATAGATTATGATAAATTTGAAATTATAAAAACCGATGGAGAAAATTTTAAAAGGTATTACCCAAGTAAAGACGGTACTGACGGTTTTACAATTTGCAGAATAAAGAGGAAGTAG
- the rlmN gene encoding putative dual-specificity RNA methyltransferase RlmN (Specifically methylates position 2 of adenine 2503 in 23S rRNA and position 2 of adenine 37 in tRNAs, Or; High confidence in function and specificity): protein MQLNSCYLDELKALVQKYGHKSFRGNQLYTFFHSSKRTDIENSNIPKDLTEELIKNEKIAHVEILKDYSSKIDETKKLLYVLDDENIIEGSLMKYKYGNSLCISTQVGCRMGCVFCASTKAGLVRNLTAAEMLSQIYTTENKYSIKVSNVILMGSGEPLDNYENVVRFLKIIHSGEGKNLSYRNITLSTCGVAENIYKFADEKIPVTLALSLHNTDNESRSELMPINRKYSIEETLTACKYYTEKTNTRLTVEYTLIKGVNDFEKNLQDLKRLLKGINSHVNLIPLNPIEEYVKARPKNNEIEHFRKKLEDIGLNVTIRRELGADIDASCGQLRRSFKEGNSDKIHSTNQQGIS, encoded by the coding sequence ATGCAATTAAATTCCTGCTATTTAGATGAACTGAAGGCTTTGGTTCAAAAATATGGGCATAAAAGCTTTAGAGGAAATCAGCTTTATACATTTTTCCACTCAAGTAAGAGAACTGACATTGAAAACTCAAATATCCCCAAAGATTTGACTGAAGAATTAATAAAAAATGAGAAAATAGCTCATGTGGAGATTCTAAAAGACTACAGTTCAAAAATAGATGAAACTAAAAAATTATTATATGTGCTCGACGATGAAAATATAATTGAAGGGTCGCTAATGAAGTATAAGTACGGGAACTCTCTTTGCATATCGACTCAGGTCGGTTGTAGAATGGGTTGCGTTTTTTGTGCATCTACGAAGGCGGGGCTTGTAAGGAATTTAACTGCTGCTGAGATGTTGTCACAAATTTATACCACCGAAAACAAATATTCCATTAAAGTATCAAATGTTATTTTAATGGGAAGTGGAGAGCCACTTGATAACTATGAAAATGTGGTGAGGTTTTTAAAAATAATTCACAGTGGAGAGGGAAAAAATTTAAGTTATAGGAACATAACCCTTTCAACCTGTGGAGTTGCTGAAAATATATATAAATTTGCCGATGAAAAAATACCTGTAACCCTTGCCTTATCTCTCCATAATACTGATAACGAAAGTAGAAGCGAACTCATGCCTATAAACAGAAAATACAGCATTGAAGAAACACTTACTGCCTGTAAGTACTACACAGAAAAAACAAATACAAGACTTACAGTGGAATACACCTTGATAAAAGGCGTAAATGACTTTGAAAAAAACCTTCAGGATCTAAAGAGATTACTGAAAGGTATAAACAGTCATGTGAATTTGATTCCATTAAATCCCATAGAGGAATATGTTAAGGCAAGACCTAAAAATAATGAAATTGAACATTTCAGAAAAAAACTTGAAGACATAGGATTAAATGTTACAATTAGAAGAGAACTGGGCGCTGATATAGATGCATCTTGTGGTCAGTTAAGACGAAGTTTTAAGGAGGGTAACAGTGATAAAATTCATAGCACTAACCAACAAGGGATTAGTTAG
- a CDS encoding protein phosphatase PrpC (Protein phosphatase 2C (PP2C) is one of the four major classes of mammalian serine/threonine specific protein phosphatases . PP2C is a monomeric enzyme of about 42 kDa, that shows broad substrate specificity and is dependent on divalent cations (mainly manganese and magnesium) for its activity; High confidence in function and specificity) — MIKFIALTNKGLVRENNEDSFIVDEENLKFFMIADGMGGHKAGEIASQKAVSILKEDLINAEINTEEDLVSTLINSIKEANREILNLSKENLKYRGMGTTLSLIYIFEDNVFYINVGDSRIYEINDEDIQQITQDDSFVNYLLEIGEISKDEAESHPKKNVLTKALGTSENLDIEVNKIYFNKENKYLICSDGLSNMVPKERLFSIVNEEKAEEIGEKLISEALDNGGMDNITLILIYSK; from the coding sequence GTGATAAAATTCATAGCACTAACCAACAAGGGATTAGTTAGAGAAAACAACGAAGACTCCTTTATTGTCGACGAAGAAAATCTTAAATTCTTTATGATTGCTGATGGAATGGGAGGACACAAAGCCGGTGAAATCGCAAGCCAAAAGGCAGTATCAATTTTAAAAGAAGATTTAATAAATGCGGAAATAAATACAGAAGAAGACTTAGTGTCTACTTTGATCAATTCTATAAAAGAAGCCAATAGGGAAATATTAAATCTTTCTAAAGAAAATCTAAAGTACAGAGGAATGGGCACAACGCTTTCACTTATATACATATTTGAAGATAATGTCTTTTATATAAATGTTGGCGATAGTAGAATTTATGAAATAAACGATGAAGATATTCAACAAATTACACAAGATGATTCCTTTGTAAATTATTTGCTTGAAATAGGAGAAATAAGCAAAGACGAAGCTGAATCTCATCCTAAAAAAAATGTATTGACAAAGGCCTTAGGCACATCGGAAAATTTAGACATCGAAGTCAATAAAATATACTTCAACAAAGAGAATAAATATCTAATATGTTCTGACGGACTTAGCAACATGGTTCCAAAGGAAAGGTTGTTCTCAATAGTTAATGAGGAAAAAGCTGAAGAAATTGGAGAAAAACTCATTAGCGAAGCACTTGATAATGGTGGAATGGATAATATTACGTTGATTTTAATATATAGTAAGTAG
- a CDS encoding putative serine/threonine protein kinase ([a protein]-serine/threonine phosphate + H(2)O <=> [a protein]-serine/threonine + phosphate; High confidence in function and specificity), which produces MIGKILGNRYEILQKIGTGGMGDVYKAHCRRLDRIVAIKTLKSEYNSDNNFIRKFKRESLATASISHPNIVSIYDVGTEEIDGEKVHYIVMEYIDGITLKEKIQEEGKLSEKIALNYTVQIAEALKVAHSKGIVHRDIKSQNIMITKDDRIKVTDFGIARIADNATVTATNAIMGSVHYFSPEQARGTKVDNRSDIYSLGIVLYEMLTGELPFDAENPVSVALMQVQSNMPLPSSKNPQVSQYADQIVSKMTMKDPQDRYSDVYLLIRDIKNIQLGRTGTVNYRTQTGSTGPISKTAVKSSPILERKNLKKEEPRYIKNKVEKKNSSLPIFLGVLTAILLAFMLLYIVPKMVLTDKPEDTQVEEVTTVKVPPLIGLSQDQAREELEKAGLTMDADFADNYEKANREVLEQSPEAGTEVEQGSAVKVKINVLKDVIEVPNLVGKTLEEAQALVAEAGLTINNIELEYSDEYEENLVIKQEPASGSEVVNDKNLTVYVSKGKEDLSQNIPNLRGVNQEEAKATLEKLGFVVKIEEIKYTGLDVGDVVDYEPKDVADKGTEITLYVTTGPEEKPEENNTGNENSGVPESSEENSYGLPETLTVNMPDDNARHNVVILRRTAGGDEYKIYDYNKESSEGDITVTLQYVSKGDVFEVYIDGEKVETKKIN; this is translated from the coding sequence ATGATAGGTAAAATTTTAGGCAATAGATATGAAATTCTACAAAAAATAGGTACTGGAGGAATGGGTGATGTATATAAGGCCCATTGTAGAAGATTAGATAGAATAGTTGCAATAAAAACGCTTAAATCCGAATATAATAGCGACAATAATTTCATTAGAAAATTCAAAAGAGAATCACTTGCGACAGCAAGTATCTCTCATCCCAATATAGTGAGCATATACGATGTAGGTACTGAAGAAATTGACGGAGAAAAAGTTCACTATATAGTAATGGAATACATCGACGGAATAACATTAAAGGAAAAAATTCAAGAAGAAGGAAAACTAAGTGAAAAAATTGCCTTAAATTACACCGTTCAAATAGCTGAAGCTTTAAAGGTAGCTCATTCTAAGGGTATAGTTCATAGAGATATAAAATCCCAAAATATTATGATAACTAAGGATGACAGAATAAAGGTAACTGATTTTGGAATAGCAAGAATAGCTGATAATGCAACGGTTACTGCAACAAATGCCATAATGGGTTCAGTTCATTATTTTTCACCTGAGCAAGCAAGGGGAACAAAAGTAGACAACAGATCGGATATTTATTCATTGGGAATAGTTCTTTATGAGATGCTTACGGGAGAATTACCCTTTGATGCGGAAAATCCCGTGTCTGTTGCTCTTATGCAAGTTCAAAGCAACATGCCTCTTCCATCATCAAAAAATCCTCAAGTTTCGCAATATGCAGACCAAATAGTCAGTAAAATGACTATGAAGGATCCTCAAGACAGATATTCTGACGTTTATTTGTTGATAAGAGATATAAAAAACATTCAATTGGGAAGAACCGGTACTGTAAACTATAGGACGCAAACAGGTTCTACAGGTCCGATATCAAAAACCGCAGTTAAATCATCACCTATACTGGAAAGAAAAAATTTAAAGAAAGAGGAACCGAGATATATAAAAAATAAAGTTGAGAAGAAGAATTCATCTCTACCTATATTCTTAGGCGTGTTGACAGCGATTCTTTTGGCCTTTATGTTATTGTATATTGTTCCGAAGATGGTATTAACTGATAAACCCGAAGATACTCAAGTAGAAGAAGTAACTACTGTTAAAGTTCCGCCTCTTATTGGACTCAGTCAAGATCAAGCAAGAGAAGAACTTGAAAAAGCGGGATTGACCATGGATGCTGATTTTGCCGATAATTATGAAAAAGCGAACAGAGAAGTGCTTGAACAAAGCCCTGAAGCTGGAACTGAAGTAGAACAAGGTTCTGCAGTAAAGGTGAAGATAAATGTATTAAAAGATGTAATAGAAGTACCGAATTTAGTCGGTAAAACTCTTGAGGAAGCTCAGGCTTTAGTAGCTGAAGCCGGTCTTACAATTAACAATATAGAACTTGAATATTCAGATGAATATGAAGAAAACCTTGTAATAAAACAAGAACCGGCATCCGGAAGTGAGGTAGTAAACGATAAAAATTTAACTGTTTATGTATCAAAGGGCAAGGAAGATTTGTCGCAAAATATACCTAATTTAAGAGGAGTAAATCAAGAGGAAGCAAAAGCAACTCTTGAAAAATTAGGATTTGTTGTGAAAATCGAAGAAATCAAGTATACGGGACTTGATGTAGGTGATGTTGTCGATTATGAACCTAAGGATGTAGCAGATAAGGGAACTGAAATTACTTTATATGTAACTACAGGTCCGGAAGAAAAACCTGAGGAGAACAATACAGGGAATGAAAACAGTGGCGTTCCTGAATCTTCAGAAGAAAACAGCTATGGACTTCCTGAAACCTTAACGGTAAATATGCCCGATGACAATGCAAGACATAATGTAGTTATTTTAAGACGCACTGCCGGAGGAGATGAGTATAAAATATATGATTATAACAAAGAATCTTCAGAAGGAGATATAACGGTAACTCTTCAATATGTTTCAAAGGGAGATGTATTTGAAGTATATATAGATGGTGAAAAAGTTGAAACTAAAAAAATAAATTAG
- the rsgA gene encoding putative ribosome biogenesis GTPase RsgA (May play a role in 30S ribosomal subunit biogenesis. Unusual circulary permuted GTPase that catalyzes rapid hydrolysis of GTP with a slow catalytic turnover; High confidence in function and specificity), protein MKGKIVKLLGGFYYVKSGSEIYETRARGNFRNDSIKPLVGDDVEFKVEGKMLGYIEKVYPRKNQLIRPAIANVDQVLIVIPSKDPDYNLNLIDKVICSYENKVDILIAINKYDLDKKSAEYLLGIYRKAGFKSFMISYKYMFTIDLLREYLRGKTTALSGVSAAGKSTIASCILNKNILVGDVSEKTGRGKHTTRHVEIFSGEEEIYLFDTPGFSSIDLNIPAEELKDCFREFHEPAKSCRFNDCLHIDEPECKVKELVKNGTIGQSRYDNYLSIYRELKEREQY, encoded by the coding sequence ATGAAAGGTAAAATAGTAAAACTTTTAGGTGGATTTTATTATGTTAAAAGCGGTTCTGAGATTTATGAGACCAGAGCAAGAGGGAATTTCAGAAATGACTCAATAAAGCCCCTTGTCGGGGATGATGTTGAGTTTAAAGTTGAGGGGAAAATGCTTGGTTACATTGAGAAGGTGTATCCGAGAAAAAATCAACTCATCAGACCTGCAATTGCAAATGTGGATCAGGTATTAATAGTAATTCCGTCAAAAGATCCTGACTATAATTTAAATTTAATAGATAAAGTGATATGCAGTTATGAAAATAAAGTTGATATCTTAATAGCTATCAATAAATATGATTTAGATAAAAAATCTGCTGAATATCTTCTTGGGATATATAGAAAAGCTGGATTTAAAAGTTTTATGATTTCATATAAATACATGTTCACCATAGATTTATTAAGGGAATATTTGAGAGGAAAAACCACAGCTTTGAGCGGAGTTTCCGCAGCGGGTAAATCAACTATTGCATCCTGCATTTTAAATAAGAATATATTAGTTGGAGATGTGTCTGAAAAGACCGGAAGAGGAAAGCATACCACAAGACATGTGGAAATATTCAGCGGAGAAGAAGAGATTTATCTATTTGATACACCTGGATTTTCAAGCATAGATTTGAATATACCTGCAGAGGAACTAAAAGACTGTTTTAGAGAATTTCATGAACCAGCAAAGAGTTGCAGATTCAATGATTGTTTGCATATTGATGAACCGGAATGCAAAGTAAAAGAATTAGTAAAAAATGGAACAATAGGACAATCAAGATACGATAACTATTTGAGCATATATAGAGAATTAAAGGAAAGGGAGCAATACTGA
- a CDS encoding ribulose-phosphate 3-epimerase (D-ribulose 5-phosphate = D-xylulose 5-phosphate; High confidence in function and specificity), with translation MIAPSILSCDFTDIKKDFDNMNKAEVDFIHVDVMDGNYVPNISFGPSIVKQLRNLTEIPFDVHLMINNPENYIENFAKAGADIVSIHPGATTHLNRTLNLIKSYGIKSGIVLNPAEDLSILEYIIDDIDLLLLMSVNPGFGGQKFINSTLRKIEDAAEFVKRKSSKCLIEVDGGVNLLNAEEIYKRGADILVAGSAIFSKENSYDEMLKFKRIKK, from the coding sequence ATGATAGCGCCTTCGATTTTATCCTGTGATTTTACGGATATAAAAAAAGATTTTGACAATATGAATAAAGCGGAAGTGGATTTTATACATGTGGATGTGATGGATGGAAACTATGTTCCAAACATTTCCTTCGGTCCATCAATAGTAAAACAGTTGAGAAATCTTACTGAAATTCCCTTTGATGTGCATTTGATGATCAATAATCCTGAAAACTACATAGAAAATTTCGCAAAGGCGGGAGCTGATATTGTTTCTATTCATCCGGGAGCAACAACGCATTTAAACAGGACATTGAATTTAATAAAATCCTATGGAATCAAGAGCGGTATAGTATTAAATCCCGCCGAAGATTTAAGCATACTTGAATATATAATTGATGATATCGATTTGCTTCTTTTAATGTCGGTAAATCCGGGATTTGGGGGACAAAAATTCATAAATTCCACACTTAGAAAAATAGAAGATGCAGCTGAATTTGTCAAGAGAAAATCATCTAAGTGTTTAATTGAAGTTGATGGAGGAGTAAATCTTTTAAATGCTGAAGAAATATATAAAAGAGGAGCAGATATTTTGGTAGCAGGTTCAGCTATTTTTTCAAAGGAAAATTCCTATGATGAAATGCTTAAATTTAAAAGAATAAAGAAATGA
- a CDS encoding thiamine diphosphokinase (Thiamin pyrophosphokinase (TPK, catalyzes the transfer of a pyrophosphate group from ATP to vitamin B1 (thiamin) to form the coenzyme thiamin pyrophosphate (TPP). Thus, TPK is important for the formation of a coenzyme required for central metabolic functions; High confidence in function and specificity) has product MRGLLSTGGYKINKDILYKYSKDSFIICADSGIENFIDTDIIPGMVVGDFDSSDENSLKFIEKNKIKIKKYPAKKDYTDTEIAVDVFLKNKFKEVNIISAIGTRFDHTIANVFLLRKLYGQCKAKIIDNHNEVIYCEKSNIKIQKDGFKYLSIIPLSENVRVSSKGLLYETDNLNISLNSTLGVSNEIIEDLTEITLHSGNCLIIKSKD; this is encoded by the coding sequence ATGAGAGGGCTTTTATCAACCGGAGGATACAAAATCAATAAAGATATATTGTATAAGTATTCAAAAGACAGTTTTATAATATGTGCAGATTCGGGAATTGAAAATTTTATTGACACAGATATTATTCCTGGCATGGTAGTGGGCGACTTTGATTCTTCTGATGAAAATAGTTTAAAATTTATCGAAAAAAATAAGATTAAGATAAAAAAGTATCCTGCTAAAAAGGATTATACTGATACGGAAATAGCTGTTGATGTGTTTCTGAAAAATAAATTTAAGGAAGTAAATATAATATCTGCAATAGGAACAAGATTTGATCATACTATTGCAAATGTATTTTTGCTAAGAAAATTATATGGTCAGTGCAAAGCAAAAATAATAGACAACCACAACGAAGTAATTTATTGTGAAAAATCGAATATTAAAATTCAAAAAGATGGATTTAAATATTTGAGTATAATTCCCCTTAGTGAAAATGTCAGAGTTTCCTCTAAAGGGTTACTGTATGAAACGGACAATTTAAATATTTCTTTGAATTCCACCTTGGGGGTAAGCAATGAAATAATAGAAGACTTAACAGAAATTACCCTTCATAGCGGAAATTGTCTGATAATAAAATCAAAGGACTGA
- a CDS encoding putative membrane protein (Hypothetical protein), giving the protein MIFEALLIGLFFILITKRRINDDISFSKVSLYCLLVGILLNICMMVFTKIDFGYLTYIFIEYYFYFHVISLILIALGMILNYKNPGLLIVGLGFILNVIPILFNKKMPVSESDLLKTADVYKYNLIAQGRSLSHGIFEDPIMYILSDIIPISTPYPMAKVISVGDIVISIGIVIYIFYISRRKV; this is encoded by the coding sequence ATGATATTTGAAGCCTTATTAATCGGTTTGTTTTTTATTTTAATAACAAAAAGAAGAATAAATGATGATATCAGCTTTAGTAAGGTTAGCTTATACTGTTTATTGGTGGGCATTTTACTTAATATCTGCATGATGGTTTTTACAAAAATAGATTTCGGATATTTAACTTATATATTTATTGAATATTATTTTTATTTTCATGTAATATCATTGATTTTAATAGCTTTAGGGATGATATTAAACTATAAAAATCCCGGATTATTAATTGTAGGGTTGGGATTTATATTGAATGTAATACCCATTTTATTTAATAAAAAAATGCCCGTGAGTGAATCGGATTTATTAAAAACTGCAGATGTTTATAAATATAATTTAATTGCACAGGGCAGATCGCTAAGTCATGGTATATTTGAGGATCCGATCATGTATATTTTATCGGATATTATTCCGATTTCAACGCCCTATCCTATGGCGAAAGTCATAAGCGTAGGAGATATTGTGATATCAATAGGCATTGTAATTTATATATTTTATATCTCAAGGAGAAAAGTATGA
- a CDS encoding protein of hypothetical (High confidence in function and specificity), with protein MNLLNEITKFIRVRDIIDIAIIAIFTYNCLKLLRGTRAEQLIKGIFVILILTKLSEWGEFYTTYWVLNRLMIWGVVALFVVFQPELRRALEFIGRTSSLKNNLYTKEDKPKVIKEICDAVASLSRQKIGSLIIIERMTGLNEFIETGTKIDGYATSSLLINIFIPNTPLHDGAVIIKGDRVVAAACFLPLSDNENISKELGTRHRAGIGISEKSDCLSIIVSEETGAISTAENGVISRYLDLSTLESILNGIYVSKIEESTGFFSKWGLNLNERKENKEQ; from the coding sequence ATGAATTTATTAAATGAAATAACAAAATTTATAAGAGTAAGAGATATTATAGACATAGCTATTATAGCTATTTTTACATATAATTGCTTAAAATTGTTAAGAGGAACAAGAGCTGAACAATTAATTAAAGGTATCTTTGTAATTTTAATCTTAACAAAACTCAGCGAATGGGGAGAATTTTATACAACTTATTGGGTATTGAACAGACTTATGATTTGGGGAGTAGTTGCTTTGTTCGTAGTTTTCCAACCTGAACTTAGAAGAGCATTGGAATTTATAGGAAGAACCAGCTCTTTAAAAAATAATTTGTATACTAAAGAAGATAAACCAAAGGTAATAAAAGAGATTTGTGACGCAGTGGCATCACTATCACGTCAGAAAATAGGCTCTCTTATAATAATAGAAAGAATGACAGGACTCAATGAATTTATTGAAACAGGCACGAAAATAGACGGATATGCAACAAGTTCCTTACTTATAAATATTTTTATTCCGAATACTCCATTACATGACGGAGCTGTAATTATTAAAGGAGATAGAGTGGTAGCTGCTGCATGTTTTTTACCTCTTAGCGACAATGAGAATATTTCAAAGGAGCTTGGAACAAGACATAGAGCGGGAATAGGGATTTCAGAAAAATCTGATTGTCTCAGTATTATTGTATCGGAAGAAACAGGAGCAATTTCTACAGCTGAAAACGGAGTGATATCGAGATATTTAGATTTATCGACTCTTGAATCCATACTTAACGGAATATATGTATCTAAGATAGAAGAATCAACGGGATTTTTTAGCAAATGGGGGTTAAATCTAAATGAAAGAAAAGAAAATAAAGAACAATGA